A section of the Mesobacillus jeotgali genome encodes:
- the rnhC gene encoding ribonuclease HIII, whose product MGNSVLQKSPEEIRKMKDYYSKFLIDKLPPGSVFAAKTPSCAITAYKSGKVLFQGKDGESEAARWGTATAPSAKKSAAPAPGFHLPKNIAEMAIIGSDEVGTGDYFGPITVVAAYVRRQDIPVLKELGVQDSKNLKDDKIIEIARQLVTFLPHSLLTLHNEKYNQMQMKGMSQGKLKALLHNQAISHVLDKIAPEKPEAILIDEFAKEPIYFAHLKGQRKIIRENVLFSTKAEGIHLGVAAASMIARYAFVRHFENLSKRAGFTIPKGAGAAVDKAAARLIIEKGVEVLPEFVKLHFANTEKAKKIARV is encoded by the coding sequence ATGGGAAATAGTGTCCTTCAAAAAAGTCCGGAAGAAATCAGAAAGATGAAAGATTATTACAGCAAGTTCCTGATTGATAAGCTTCCGCCCGGCAGTGTATTTGCCGCAAAAACACCTTCCTGTGCGATCACTGCCTATAAATCAGGAAAAGTATTGTTCCAGGGAAAAGACGGAGAGAGTGAAGCAGCAAGATGGGGCACCGCAACAGCGCCTTCAGCGAAAAAAAGCGCTGCTCCTGCTCCAGGATTCCACTTGCCTAAAAATATCGCAGAAATGGCCATCATCGGTTCAGATGAAGTTGGCACCGGAGACTATTTCGGTCCGATCACCGTCGTTGCTGCTTATGTAAGGCGGCAGGATATACCGGTTCTCAAAGAGCTCGGTGTCCAGGATTCCAAAAATCTCAAGGATGATAAAATCATCGAGATTGCGAGACAGCTCGTTACCTTTTTACCTCATAGCCTGCTGACATTACATAATGAAAAATATAACCAGATGCAAATGAAGGGCATGTCCCAGGGAAAACTAAAGGCCCTGCTGCACAACCAGGCAATCAGCCATGTTCTCGACAAAATTGCCCCGGAAAAACCAGAAGCCATCTTAATTGATGAATTTGCAAAAGAGCCTATCTATTTCGCGCATTTAAAAGGACAAAGGAAGATCATCCGCGAGAATGTCCTGTTCAGTACAAAAGCTGAAGGAATCCATCTCGGTGTTGCGGCCGCATCCATGATTGCCCGCTATGCGTTTGTCCGCCATTTTGAGAACCTCAGCAAGCGAGCAGGATTTACAATCCCGAAAGGTGCCGGAGCAGCTGTTGATAAGGCAGCGGCCAGGTTGATCATCGAAAAGGGTGTAGAAGTCCTGCCTGAATTCGTCAAGCTTCATTTTGCGAATACCGAAAAAGCTAAGAAGATTGCACGCGTGTAG
- the pheT gene encoding phenylalanine--tRNA ligase subunit beta — protein sequence MLVSYKWLQDYIDLTGVSADELAEKITKSGIEVEGVEKLNEGLKGVVVGHVLECEKHPNAEKLNKTLVDIGSGEPVQIICGAPNVGKGQKVAVATVGAVLPGNFKIKKAKLRGEESHGMICSLQELGIEGKLAPKEYAEGIYNFSPETEVGQNALEVLNRDDEILELGLTPNRADAMSMLGVAYEIGAILGKEVKIPNPQPETSSEQASDYINVTVEAKEDNPLYVAKVIKNVKVGPSPVWLQTRLMSAGIRPHNNVVDITNFILLEYGQPLHAFDYDKLGSKEILVRRARDGELIETLDDVKRTLNPEHLVITNGTEPVALAGVMGGANSEVSSDTTTVLLESAYFTGGAIRKASKDHGLRSEASSRYEKGVDPERVRPAAERAAQLMIELAGGEVLGGVVEADALNVKPAVVSTTLGKINKVLGTEFEMKQVEDIFARLKFDTSVDNQTITVTVPTRRGDITIEEDLIEEVGRLYGYDNLPTTLPEGPSTPGHLSDYQKKRRVVRRFMEGAGLYQAVTYSLTSAEKATQYALDKREPVELAMPMSEDRSLLRLSIVPQLLEVLKYNNARQNDSVAVYETGAVFLKNSNEELPEEREHLAAAITGLWESHPWQGEKKPVDFFVLKGIVEGLFAKLGLDGQLGFQKAVLDGLHPGRTAEILQDGNVIGFIGQVHPTMQKALDLKETYVFELSLKALLEAETAPLQYTAIPRFPSITRDIALVVEKATAAGDLEKIITEAGGSLLKEVNVFDLYEGEKMEQGKKSLAFSLKYFDPEKTLTDEDIAKAHNKVLSALEEKAGAVLRG from the coding sequence CTGCAGGATTATATCGATTTGACAGGCGTATCCGCGGATGAGCTTGCTGAAAAGATTACGAAGAGCGGCATTGAAGTTGAAGGCGTAGAAAAATTGAATGAAGGCTTGAAGGGTGTCGTTGTCGGCCATGTGTTGGAATGTGAAAAGCACCCCAATGCAGAAAAACTGAACAAAACACTCGTCGACATTGGCAGCGGCGAGCCAGTCCAAATCATTTGCGGCGCACCAAATGTCGGTAAAGGCCAGAAGGTTGCGGTTGCGACGGTAGGTGCTGTCCTGCCTGGCAACTTCAAGATCAAAAAAGCAAAACTCCGCGGCGAAGAGTCACATGGGATGATTTGTTCCCTGCAGGAGTTGGGTATTGAAGGCAAGCTGGCTCCAAAAGAATATGCTGAGGGAATCTATAATTTCTCACCAGAAACAGAAGTCGGCCAGAATGCCCTTGAAGTCCTTAACAGGGATGATGAAATCCTTGAGCTTGGCTTGACGCCAAACCGTGCAGATGCCATGAGCATGCTTGGTGTCGCGTACGAAATAGGTGCAATTCTCGGCAAAGAGGTAAAAATTCCAAATCCACAGCCGGAAACTTCTTCTGAACAGGCAAGCGACTATATCAATGTAACTGTTGAAGCAAAAGAAGATAATCCATTATACGTGGCAAAGGTAATCAAGAATGTGAAAGTCGGTCCATCACCAGTATGGCTGCAAACGAGATTGATGTCTGCTGGCATTCGCCCTCACAATAATGTAGTGGATATTACCAACTTTATTTTATTGGAGTATGGACAGCCGCTTCACGCGTTCGATTACGATAAGCTCGGTTCTAAAGAGATCCTTGTCCGCCGTGCCAGGGATGGCGAATTGATTGAAACGCTTGATGATGTGAAACGTACTTTAAATCCTGAACATCTGGTCATTACCAACGGAACAGAGCCTGTGGCGCTTGCGGGCGTCATGGGCGGAGCGAATTCTGAAGTCAGCAGCGATACAACCACTGTACTGCTGGAGTCTGCTTATTTTACCGGCGGGGCGATCAGAAAAGCTTCTAAAGACCATGGTTTACGAAGCGAAGCAAGCTCACGCTATGAAAAAGGCGTTGATCCTGAACGAGTGCGCCCGGCTGCCGAACGCGCGGCTCAATTGATGATTGAACTGGCTGGCGGAGAAGTGCTTGGCGGTGTTGTAGAAGCGGATGCTTTAAATGTTAAGCCGGCAGTCGTTTCCACAACGCTTGGTAAAATCAATAAAGTTCTTGGTACAGAATTTGAAATGAAGCAGGTTGAGGACATTTTTGCCCGCCTGAAGTTCGATACATCCGTCGACAACCAGACGATCACCGTAACTGTTCCTACACGCCGCGGTGATATTACAATCGAAGAAGATCTAATCGAGGAAGTTGGCCGCCTGTATGGCTACGACAACCTCCCAACTACTCTTCCTGAAGGACCTTCAACGCCAGGACATCTTTCTGATTACCAGAAGAAGCGCCGTGTCGTCCGCCGTTTTATGGAAGGTGCCGGACTTTACCAGGCTGTAACTTATTCACTGACAAGCGCTGAAAAAGCAACACAATATGCTTTGGATAAGCGCGAACCAGTGGAATTGGCAATGCCGATGAGCGAAGACCGCAGCCTGCTGCGCCTGAGTATCGTGCCTCAGCTGCTGGAAGTGCTTAAGTACAATAATGCACGACAGAACGACAGTGTGGCTGTTTATGAAACAGGAGCAGTCTTCCTTAAGAACAGCAATGAGGAGCTTCCAGAAGAGCGTGAGCACCTGGCTGCTGCAATTACCGGCCTATGGGAAAGCCATCCATGGCAGGGTGAAAAGAAGCCTGTTGATTTCTTCGTACTTAAAGGAATCGTCGAAGGGCTGTTTGCCAAACTTGGCCTTGATGGCCAGCTCGGATTCCAAAAGGCTGTGCTCGATGGATTGCACCCTGGACGCACTGCCGAAATCCTGCAGGACGGCAATGTGATCGGCTTCATCGGCCAGGTTCACCCAACCATGCAAAAAGCGCTTGACCTGAAAGAGACATATGTATTTGAACTGTCGCTTAAAGCATTACTCGAAGCCGAGACAGCGCCGCTTCAATACACAGCAATCCCGCGCTTCCCATCAATCACAAGAGATATCGCACTTGTTGTTGAAAAAGCAACGGCTGCAGGCGATCTGGAAAAGATTATAACTGAAGCAGGTGGTTCACTTTTGAAGGAAGTGAATGTTTTCGACCTTTACGAAGGTGAAAAAATGGAGCAGGGCAAGAAATCACTTGCCTTCTCATTGAAATACTTCGATCCTGAAAAAACATTAACGGATGAAGATATTGCGAAAGCACACAATAAAGTCCTTTCAGCCCTTGAAGAAAAAGCAGGAGCAGTATTAAGAGGATAA